A region of Reichenbachiella carrageenanivorans DNA encodes the following proteins:
- a CDS encoding glycosyltransferase, with product MKLTGKNILLISPEPWDHIYVSKHHYARHLAERGNLVVFANPAGNRWQVSDSEVAGLQVLDYPKFVKGLRKLPSFVSQRLIKHKLLQIEKYCALKFDIIWSFDNSVFFDFTLLNTYNISHIVDLNQDFEIAKTARTADICLGNTVQIVDRLRINNTNAHFINHGLNQGVEKTPLNIKSDHLKIGYCGNLDIPYLDWDQVQSAFEELPNVDFYLAGNCEHNLEKIQHKNVTHLGKLNASQMASFYDEMDLLILCYLSDDYPDQLANPHKFMEYLATGKPIVASFTSTYADLQEIQMSYSQKKWLPLLKQTIAEYSTWNTQELSDKRKAIAKDNTYPKQIKRIEKLINEAHA from the coding sequence ATGAAATTGACGGGTAAAAACATATTGCTAATCTCCCCCGAACCCTGGGATCACATCTATGTATCGAAGCACCACTATGCACGACACCTAGCGGAGCGGGGCAACCTAGTGGTGTTTGCCAATCCAGCAGGGAACCGCTGGCAGGTGAGTGACTCGGAGGTGGCAGGTCTTCAGGTTTTGGATTATCCCAAATTTGTCAAGGGACTGAGAAAGCTACCTTCCTTTGTTTCTCAAAGACTCATCAAACACAAACTCCTACAGATAGAAAAGTATTGTGCCCTCAAATTTGACATCATCTGGTCTTTTGACAATTCAGTATTCTTCGACTTCACACTGCTGAATACCTACAATATCTCGCATATTGTCGATTTGAATCAGGATTTTGAAATAGCCAAAACTGCTCGTACAGCCGATATTTGTCTAGGCAACACCGTCCAAATCGTAGATCGTCTCCGAATCAACAATACCAACGCTCATTTCATCAATCATGGGTTAAATCAAGGAGTTGAGAAAACTCCGCTAAACATAAAGTCTGATCATTTGAAAATTGGCTATTGTGGCAACTTAGACATCCCATACCTTGACTGGGATCAAGTACAAAGCGCATTTGAGGAGCTACCCAACGTTGACTTTTACTTGGCAGGCAACTGTGAGCACAACTTAGAAAAAATACAACACAAGAATGTCACCCATTTAGGAAAACTAAATGCAAGTCAAATGGCTAGCTTTTATGACGAAATGGACCTGCTCATCCTCTGCTACCTATCTGATGACTATCCAGATCAATTGGCCAATCCACACAAATTCATGGAATACTTGGCCACAGGCAAGCCCATTGTAGCAAGTTTCACAAGCACTTATGCAGACCTGCAAGAGATACAAATGTCCTATAGCCAAAAAAAATGGTTGCCATTATTAAAACAAACTATTGCTGAATACTCCACATGGAATACCCAAGAGCTATCTGACAAAAGAAAAGCAATCGCAAAAGACAACACCTACCCCAAACAAATCAAAAGAATCGAAAAACTGATTAATGAAGCCCATGCCTAA